Within Verrucomicrobiota bacterium, the genomic segment ACCGTCCCCGACGAATCGGAAGCCGTCACCACTCGTGCTTGGTTTTCCAAAAGCTTCTCAATGGCATAGAGGGCCACGTTCCCAGAACCCGAGACCAGGCAAACCTTGCCCGCTAAGTCCTCGCCTCGGACTTCCAGCATTTCCTGCATGAAATAGACCGCACCGTAGCCAGTGGCTTCTTTTCGCACGAGGCTTCCCCCGTAGGCCAAGCCCTTGCCGGTCATGGCGCCGACGAAGCGGTTTTCCAGTCGCTTGTAATTGCCGAAAAGGTAACCGATCTCCCGCGCCCCCACGCCGATGTCCCCCGCCGGCACATCCGTATCCTCGCCAATGTGCTTGGCCAGTTCGACCATGAGGCTCTGGCAAAATCGCATGACCTCCCGATCGCTCTTGCCGCGCGGATTGAAATTGGCTCCTCCCTTGGCGCCTCCCATCGGCAGACCGGTGAGGCTGTTTTTGAAAATCTGCTCGAAGCCGAGAAACTTGAGAATGCTCTGGTTCACGGTGGGATGAAAGCGCATGCCGCCCTTGTAGGGGCCAATGGCGCTGTTGAACTGGACCCGCCAGGCCCGATTGACTCGGACATGGCCTTCATCATCCTCCCAGCTCACTCGGAAGGAGATGATGCGATCCGGTTCCGTCATGCGCTCCAGAATCTGCTCATCACGATATCTCTGGTGATCGCGCAAAAAGGGCAAGACGGACTCAGCCACCTCGTGCACTGCTTGGTGAAACTCCGTTTCGTAGGGGTTGCGGCGCTCTAGGCCGCGCATGAAGGACTCCAGTTCGCTTGTCATGGGGGGGCAAAAAGTCGGGGGGGGTGCGCTTGAATCGATTAAGGAAGCGCGGCCAATCCTCGCAGCACTTCCTGACTAAGTTGCATGCCTTTTTCGAAATTCTCGAGGTGGAAACTCTCGTTGGGAGAATGAATCTGCGCGTCGGGTAAGGCCAAGCCCAACATGAGGGAATCCGCACCCAACTCCTCTTGGAACGCTTGGATAATCGGGATGCTCCCCCCCTCGCGGATCAGCATGGGCTCCTTCCCGAAAACGCGGCCAAGCGCCTCTTGGGCCGCTTTTCCATACTCGCTCTGCGGGTCGCCCAAGTAGGGTTGCCCGCCATGACCCTGTTCCAAGTGCAAGTCCACCCCCCCCGGGCAATTGGCCTCCAGGTGTTTCTGGATTTTGCCGAAAATCTCGTCCGGCGATTGATTCGGAACCAGCCGGGCCGACAACTTAAAAAAGGCTTCGGCCGGGACGATCGTCTTGGAGCCAGGCCCTTGGTAGCCACCACCCAGCCCATTGACTTCCAAAGTCGGTCGCGCCCAAAGCCGCTCGTAGCTGCTAAAGCCGCTTTCACCGAAAAGTTCGCTCACCCCGGTCGCCTCTCGGACCTCCTGGTCCCCATCTGGCAGCTGGTCCCAAAGCGCTCTCTCCCAATCGTGGAGAGGCTGGACCTCGTCGTAAAAACCATCGACCGCTACTCGCCCCTCCTTATCATGGAGAGAAGCCAGCAAACGGGCTGCCACCGTGGCCGGATTGGCAATGGCTCCGCCGTAGACTCCCGAATGGACATCGCGGGCCGGCCCTCGGACTCGTCCCTCGAGCGCAGTGATCCCCCGCAAGCCATACCCCATGGTAGGCACCCCGGGAGCGATCATCCCGGTGTCGGAGACCACCACCACATCGCACGCCAGCTCCTCCTTCTTTTCCTTCAGATACTGATGCAAGCTCTGGCTGCCAACCTCCTCCTCGCCCTCGAAGAGCAGCGTGAGATTGAGCGGTAGATCGGGCTCCGCCGCCAGCAACTTCCCGACCCCCAAGACGTGGGCCATCATTTGGCCTTTGTTGTCCGTGGCGCCGCGAGCGAAGATTTTCCCGCCCTTCAAAACCGGCTCAAAAGGCGAAGTCTCCCACAACTCCAGCGGATCGACCGGCTGCACATCGTAGTGCCCGTAGATCAAGACCGAACGTCGCCCGGCCCGGTGCCCATTGCGGGCCAGCACCAAGGGGTGCCCGGAGGTCGCGACCGTCTCGGCCAGCAATCCTTGCCCTTGAAGAAGCTCCACCAACCAGTGGGCGCAGGCCTGTACCTCGCCCGCTTGTCCCGGATCGGTGGAAACGCTGGCAAAACGCAAAAACGAAAAAAGGCATTCCAGATCCGGGGTCATCGCGGGCATGGGAGAAACCAAAGCGCAGGCCAGACCCGCTGCAATTCATTCGTTTGCAATCTCTCCCAGCTCCTTCTACCTGCTTGCACCCTCCACCCCGTTCACCACCTCTCTTTCTAACATGCAGCCAAAAATCGAATTTGAAGTCTCCCCCCGTATCCCGACCGCCCTCGAGCCCCTGCGGGAGTTGGCTTACAACATTTGGTGGAGTTGGGAGCCCAAGGCCCGCGCTCTCTTTCGCAGCATGGACGTGGGCCTGTGGAATCGGACCAATCACAGTCCTGTCCGGGTCTTGCAGTTGGTCCACCAGTCGCGCTTGGAACAACTCGCGGAAGACGAGGAATTTTTAACCCGCCTGCGAGGCATCCACGAGCGCTTTCGCGCCTACCTCGCTCGCGACAACACCTACGGAGCGAGCCGTCGCCAAGCCCGGCCCGACTCTGGAACCATCGCCTACTTCTCGGCAGAATTTGGATTTCACGAATCCATTCCGATCTACTCCGGTGGTCTCGGGATCCTCTCCGGGGACCATTGCAAAGCCGCCAGTGACCTGGGTCTCGACTTCCTCGGCGTCACCCTGCTCTACCGCCACGGCTACTTCAAACAACAGATCGATCGCGCAGGTTGGCAGCAGGCGAAGGAACTGGACCAGAACTTCTATCACTTGCCGATTCAACCGGTGCTCGCCTCCGATGGCCAGCCTCTCATGACTTCGGTCCATCTTCTCGGTCGCGAAGTGCACCTCAAAGTTTGGAAAATGGCCGTTGGCCGCATCACCCTCTATTTGCTGGAC encodes:
- the gdhA gene encoding NADP-specific glutamate dehydrogenase, whose translation is MTSELESFMRGLERRNPYETEFHQAVHEVAESVLPFLRDHQRYRDEQILERMTEPDRIISFRVSWEDDEGHVRVNRAWRVQFNSAIGPYKGGMRFHPTVNQSILKFLGFEQIFKNSLTGLPMGGAKGGANFNPRGKSDREVMRFCQSLMVELAKHIGEDTDVPAGDIGVGAREIGYLFGNYKRLENRFVGAMTGKGLAYGGSLVRKEATGYGAVYFMQEMLEVRGEDLAGKVCLVSGSGNVALYAIEKLLENQARVVTASDSSGTVYDPEGFTPEKLAWLKDLKEVRRGRIGEYAEHFGLEFRRDAPPWEIAADLAFPCATQNELEGKHAQRLLGRGLQGLSEGANMPCTPEAMKSFVEAGVAFGPAKAANAGGVAVSGLEQSQNSLRISWSRAEVDVKLQTIMKEIHAKCARYGRGADGKINYVRGANIGGFVKVADAMLDFGVI
- a CDS encoding dipeptidase — its product is MPAMTPDLECLFSFLRFASVSTDPGQAGEVQACAHWLVELLQGQGLLAETVATSGHPLVLARNGHRAGRRSVLIYGHYDVQPVDPLELWETSPFEPVLKGGKIFARGATDNKGQMMAHVLGVGKLLAAEPDLPLNLTLLFEGEEEVGSQSLHQYLKEKKEELACDVVVVSDTGMIAPGVPTMGYGLRGITALEGRVRGPARDVHSGVYGGAIANPATVAARLLASLHDKEGRVAVDGFYDEVQPLHDWERALWDQLPDGDQEVREATGVSELFGESGFSSYERLWARPTLEVNGLGGGYQGPGSKTIVPAEAFFKLSARLVPNQSPDEIFGKIQKHLEANCPGGVDLHLEQGHGGQPYLGDPQSEYGKAAQEALGRVFGKEPMLIREGGSIPIIQAFQEELGADSLMLGLALPDAQIHSPNESFHLENFEKGMQLSQEVLRGLAALP